ACTCCGATACAAATTATCAGCTTCTTGGAAAAATTATCGAGAACATCACGGGTATGAGCGTATCAGAGGTGTTTCAAACTTATATATTTAATGAATTACATCTCACAAAAACGTATGTCTATGAAGACATAAATGACACCAGACCAGTATCTTTATACTATAAGTCAAACAAAATTAACCTTCCAAATTATATGTCTTCCATTGCTCCAGAAGGAGGAATCGTATCTACAGCTAGAGAAACGATGATTTTTTTGAAAGCCTTCTTTAATGGACAATTTTTCCCTAAGGAGGAGGTGGAAGAACTGAAGCAGTGGAATCTCATCTATTTTCCGGGTCAATTCTATTATGGTATAGGTCTAGAGAAGCTCTGGACACCTAGAATTGTCTCTCCATTTAATCCAATTAAAGAAGTATTAGGCTTTTGGGGACAGTCTGGTGCATTCGCTTTCCATAATCCTGAAAGAGACGTTTACTTTACAGGTACAATTAATCAAGCGAGCGGATTTGGGCACAGTGCTGCCTTCAAGGCTATGATTAATATTATTAAAAAAATGCCCAAGCAAGGAATATGAATCTATATTTGACTTCCTTTACTCAATTGTTTATACTTTGTATAAACAATTTTAGTGAGGTGATAGTATGATGCATATTCAAAAATGGGGTAATAGCTTAGGAATTCGTATCCCAAAAGCATTAGCTATGAAGGTAGGCCTTGAAGAGGGCTCCGAAATTGACCTTGATGTAGAAGATGGTCATCTAGTTATCAAACCTAAGACAAAAAAGCTAGATGAACTACTTTCGAAAATAACACCTGACAATCTACATTCTGAGGTTCATACTGGTGAGCCACAAGGACGAGAAACATGGTAGATCGATACGTTCCTGATCGCG
This region of Bacillus horti genomic DNA includes:
- a CDS encoding serine hydrolase domain-containing protein, translating into MSNQVLNGQQLDESFLKKTVSQMINKRNNFGAVLCVEHGDDYSWIGSAGNIKDEDQYFIASVTKLYVTAVVLKLRVEKKLNLEDHISSYLSEEILRGIHMLNGVDYSKELTIKHLISNTSGLPDYFAYKQPGGSTVATELFKGIDRSWTLEETLALIRELKPNFIPGQKGKVNYSDTNYQLLGKIIENITGMSVSEVFQTYIFNELHLTKTYVYEDINDTRPVSLYYKSNKINLPNYMSSIAPEGGIVSTARETMIFLKAFFNGQFFPKEEVEELKQWNLIYFPGQFYYGIGLEKLWTPRIVSPFNPIKEVLGFWGQSGAFAFHNPERDVYFTGTINQASGFGHSAAFKAMINIIKKMPKQGI
- a CDS encoding AbrB/MazE/SpoVT family DNA-binding domain-containing protein: MMHIQKWGNSLGIRIPKALAMKVGLEEGSEIDLDVEDGHLVIKPKTKKLDELLSKITPDNLHSEVHTGEPQGRETW